The following proteins come from a genomic window of Corallococcus sp. NCRR:
- a CDS encoding M16 family metallopeptidase — protein sequence MSKASPRSTAVRAVDPTLAALFDVHEATLPNGLKVRLLANHQAPVVSLYTFFQVGSRNERPGITGISHLFEHMMFNGAKKYGPKMFDKTLESNGGRSNAYTSNDMTVYYDDFSADALETVLDLESDRMRSLRISDQTLASERQVVMEERRVRVDNEIPGMMDEELGTLVYKAHAYRWPVIGWMADIENITREDCQEYFRTYYAPNNAVLYIVGDIDPKKTLALVKRYYGNIPRGPTPAPVLNAEPEQKGERRAVVRHPAQSPSVMIGFRGPAASNEDTLVLDVVQYILTKGEGSRLVKSLVYDQKAAVSVMLDWSWRIDPGTILFYLELKPDSDAAKVEALLYAELERLAREGVTDKELQKAKNNLRADHLRELSTNSGRGHALGHYEALLGDWREGLSLPTFYASVTAEQVKAVAAKYFAPERRSVVTLHPEAGAEEAGDEAAEA from the coding sequence ATGTCCAAGGCATCCCCGCGGTCCACCGCCGTGCGCGCGGTGGACCCCACCCTCGCAGCGCTCTTCGACGTTCACGAGGCAACCCTGCCCAACGGCCTCAAGGTCCGCCTGCTGGCGAACCATCAGGCCCCGGTGGTCAGCCTCTACACCTTCTTCCAGGTGGGCAGCCGCAACGAGCGGCCCGGCATCACCGGCATCAGCCACCTGTTCGAACACATGATGTTCAACGGGGCCAAGAAGTACGGCCCCAAGATGTTCGACAAGACGCTGGAGTCCAACGGCGGCCGCTCGAACGCGTACACGTCCAACGACATGACCGTGTACTACGACGACTTCAGCGCGGACGCGCTGGAGACGGTGCTCGACCTGGAGTCGGACCGGATGCGCTCCCTGCGCATCTCCGACCAGACCCTGGCCAGCGAGCGCCAGGTCGTGATGGAGGAGCGCCGCGTCCGCGTGGACAACGAAATCCCCGGCATGATGGACGAGGAGCTGGGCACGCTTGTCTACAAGGCGCACGCGTACCGCTGGCCCGTCATCGGGTGGATGGCGGACATCGAGAACATCACCCGCGAGGACTGCCAGGAGTACTTCCGCACGTACTACGCGCCCAACAACGCGGTGCTCTACATCGTCGGGGACATCGACCCGAAGAAGACGCTCGCGCTGGTGAAGCGCTACTACGGCAACATCCCGCGCGGCCCCACGCCCGCGCCGGTGCTCAACGCGGAGCCGGAGCAGAAGGGCGAGCGCCGCGCCGTGGTGCGCCACCCCGCGCAGTCGCCGTCCGTGATGATCGGCTTCCGCGGCCCCGCCGCCAGCAACGAGGACACGCTGGTGCTGGACGTCGTCCAGTACATCCTCACCAAGGGTGAGGGCAGCCGGCTGGTGAAGTCGCTCGTGTATGACCAGAAGGCCGCCGTGTCGGTGATGCTCGACTGGAGCTGGCGCATCGACCCGGGGACCATCCTGTTCTACCTGGAGCTCAAGCCGGACTCGGACGCGGCGAAGGTGGAGGCCCTGCTGTACGCGGAGCTGGAGCGGCTCGCGCGCGAGGGCGTCACCGACAAGGAGCTGCAGAAGGCGAAGAACAACCTGCGCGCGGACCACCTGCGGGAGCTGTCCACCAACAGCGGCCGCGGGCACGCCCTGGGCCACTATGAGGCCCTGCTGGGCGACTGGCGCGAGGGCCTGTCCCTGCCGACCTTCTACGCGTCCGTCACGGCGGAGCAGGTGAAGGCCGTGGCCGCGAAGTACTTCGCCCCCGAGCGCCGCTCGGTGGTCACCCTCCATCCCGAAGCCGGCGCCGAAGAGGCCGGTGACGAAGCGGCGGAGGCTTGA
- a CDS encoding response regulator codes for MERTRIFVVEDQPQLLRNLVKVLGTFPELEIVGTSQDGEQAVDDIVRERPQLVLLDLELPSLNGIQVTQKVKRRAPEVEILILTSFEDEQKVYEAIQAGASGYLVKRVGPEKIRSGIQEVMDGGTVLEPIIARRFWNYFQSIQARPTQKPAELPWGLTAVELDVLRYVAKGLSNAEVGRVMTLERRTVRTHLSHIYRKMGVNSHVDAVVMALRQGVVDL; via the coding sequence GTGGAGCGCACGCGCATCTTCGTCGTCGAGGACCAGCCCCAGCTCCTGAGGAACCTGGTCAAGGTGCTGGGCACCTTTCCGGAGCTGGAGATCGTGGGCACGTCCCAGGACGGCGAGCAGGCGGTGGACGACATCGTCCGTGAACGCCCGCAGCTCGTCCTTTTGGACCTGGAGCTGCCCAGCCTCAACGGCATCCAGGTGACCCAGAAGGTCAAGCGCCGCGCGCCCGAGGTGGAGATCCTCATCCTCACGTCCTTCGAGGACGAGCAGAAGGTCTACGAGGCCATTCAGGCGGGCGCGTCCGGCTACCTGGTGAAGCGGGTGGGGCCGGAGAAGATCCGCTCCGGCATCCAGGAGGTCATGGACGGGGGCACCGTGCTGGAGCCCATCATCGCCCGGCGCTTCTGGAACTACTTCCAGTCCATCCAAGCCAGGCCCACCCAGAAGCCCGCCGAGCTGCCCTGGGGGCTGACGGCCGTGGAGCTGGACGTCCTGCGCTACGTGGCCAAGGGCCTGTCCAACGCGGAGGTGGGGCGGGTGATGACGCTGGAGCGGCGCACCGTGCGCACGCACCTGTCGCATATCTACCGGAAGATGGGCGTCAACTCCCATGTGGACGCGGTGGTGATGGCCCTGCGTCAAGGTGTCGTGGATCTCTAG